In Methanobacterium veterum, a single genomic region encodes these proteins:
- a CDS encoding PAS domain S-box protein has translation MNDEDMFKKQQGKFKIHSTIGKIERHSNLKEKLWLKTSILDKHIDPIFLHDIEGNCIYLNKTACKFLGYTKDELMKTNLYDLNFPEFSKLNLHSEEPVKQELKFQSTHFKKDKSIIPVEIHSKLIEVESEKLVLSTVQDITELKKTEENLRWNINLIRSVAENSPLAFYVVDNKTDSVLYLNHNFCKLWGLKGLEKEIKEGKLKNKDIILKILPLAEDKEYFMETCAPLHHEENRSTLEDEISLTDGRIIRRFSKQIRDKEDHYFGRLFICEDISERKKIENSIKDREEHLSLITDNMLDLMFQVNSDGIFEYVSPSVKDLLGYEAEDIIGKRDYEFIGMAHPDDFEILIDTIQSVIQTLKPNRTQHRLKHADGHYIWVETVGNPLSNIKGEFSGAVYITRDIKELKKVETQLKSSLEEKEVLLREIHHRVKNNMQIISSLLNLQSRYLNDKKTVNVLNESRNRVRSMAMVHEELYRSRDLSKIDFADYIQRLLSGLFNSYGIDKNLIKPKINVENILLNIDTAVPCGLIINELVSNSLKHAFVQGQKGNISIKFHPQDEKYVLKVADDGVGFPENIDFNNTKTLGLQLVTTLVKQLSGSINIYRDTGTLFKIVF, from the coding sequence ATGAATGATGAAGATATGTTTAAAAAACAGCAGGGTAAATTTAAAATACATTCCACTATTGGAAAAATAGAGAGACATAGCAATTTAAAAGAAAAATTATGGCTAAAAACCAGTATTTTAGACAAGCACATTGATCCTATTTTCCTGCACGATATTGAAGGAAACTGCATTTACCTAAATAAGACAGCTTGCAAGTTCCTGGGTTATACTAAAGATGAATTAATGAAAACAAATCTTTACGACTTAAATTTTCCCGAATTTTCTAAATTAAATCTTCACTCAGAAGAGCCTGTGAAACAAGAACTAAAATTCCAATCCACTCATTTTAAGAAAGATAAATCAATTATACCTGTAGAAATACATTCAAAACTCATTGAAGTAGAATCTGAAAAACTTGTTCTCAGCACTGTCCAGGATATTACAGAACTTAAAAAGACTGAGGAAAATTTAAGATGGAATATTAATCTAATTCGTTCTGTGGCAGAAAATTCTCCTCTGGCTTTTTATGTTGTAGATAACAAAACTGATTCTGTTTTATACCTTAATCATAATTTTTGTAAATTATGGGGTTTAAAAGGGCTTGAAAAAGAAATAAAAGAAGGTAAACTTAAAAATAAAGATATTATATTAAAAATATTGCCTTTAGCAGAAGATAAAGAATATTTTATGGAAACATGCGCGCCACTTCACCATGAAGAGAATAGATCAACCCTGGAAGATGAAATTTCACTTACAGATGGCAGAATTATAAGACGATTCTCTAAACAAATTAGAGATAAAGAAGACCACTATTTTGGGAGATTGTTTATATGTGAAGATATCAGCGAACGTAAAAAAATTGAAAACTCCATTAAAGATAGAGAAGAGCATTTAAGCTTAATTACAGATAATATGTTGGATTTAATGTTCCAGGTTAACAGTGACGGAATTTTTGAATATGTAAGTCCCTCTGTTAAAGATTTACTTGGATATGAAGCAGAAGATATCATTGGCAAAAGGGATTATGAATTTATCGGCATGGCCCATCCAGATGATTTTGAGATACTTATAGACACAATTCAATCAGTTATCCAAACTTTAAAACCAAATAGGACACAGCATAGGCTTAAACACGCTGATGGGCATTATATTTGGGTAGAAACCGTGGGAAATCCCCTTTCTAATATTAAAGGAGAATTTTCAGGGGCAGTGTATATCACCCGAGATATTAAAGAACTTAAAAAAGTAGAAACTCAGCTCAAATCTTCTTTAGAGGAGAAAGAAGTGCTTTTACGGGAAATTCATCATAGAGTTAAAAACAACATGCAGATAATTAGTTCTCTTTTAAATCTTCAATCCAGATATTTAAATGATAAAAAAACAGTAAATGTTCTCAATGAAAGTCGAAATCGAGTTAGATCCATGGCAATGGTCCACGAAGAGCTTTATCGATCTCGTGACCTTTCAAAAATTGATTTTGCAGACTATATCCAGAGATTATTATCTGGACTTTTTAATTCATACGGAATTGATAAAAACCTAATAAAGCCTAAAATTAATGTAGAAAATATTCTTCTAAATATAGACACTGCGGTTCCTTGTGGTTTAATTATAAATGAATTAGTTAGTAATTCCTTAAAACATGCTTTCGTGCAGGGACAAAAAGGGAATATATCAATTAAATTCCATCCTCAAGATGAAAAATACGTGCTTAAAGTTGCAGATGATGGAGTTGGATTTCCTGAAAATATTGATTTTAACAATACAAAAACATTAGGGTTGCAGCTGGTAACCACCCTTGTAAAACAACTATCAGGTAGTATAAATATTTATAGGGATACAGGAACCCTATTTAAGATTGTTTTTTAA